A genomic window from Lotus japonicus ecotype B-129 chromosome 1, LjGifu_v1.2 includes:
- the LOC130727427 gene encoding cyclin-A2-2-like: MNKGNASCAKEEEHPLRITRARARALGGIPPYSRPSFKNDHKKASSKRAASVNKACAVVPDARQQKRKAVLTDVTNISKKPHDMCIQAPKFQGRGVYKKKNTKLASNVSIEASSSQEHVKAKLAEESSTIKMVESAGSFAEATLDDKEPAANCLSNNIKEHVIAGSTLTMQESMQSDELLSSPNTDMDINCENPGASDIPAIVDIDSELIDPLVWSSYAPDIYNITRVRELERRPLTNYMDELQKDICPSMRGILIDWLVEVSEEYKLVPDTLYLTVNLIDRFLSTRLIQKQRLQLLGVTCMLIASKYEEICAPRVEEFCFITDNTYTREEVLKMESEVLTLLQFQLSFPTTKTFLRRFIQAAQTSYKAPRVELEFLANYLAELGLVEYSFLEFLPSMVAASAVFLAKWTLDHLEHPWNPTLEHYTNYKSSELKTVVLALQDLQLNTKGCPLNAIREKYKYQKFNCVANLSPKPVQSLFQVQV, encoded by the exons ATGAATAAAGGGAATGCATCTTGTGCCAAAGAGGAAGAGCATCCACTCCGAATCACGAGGGCgagggctagagccttgggagGGATTCCTCCCTACTCAAGACCGTCCTTTAAGAATGACCACAAGAAAGCAAGTTCCAAAAGAGCAGCTTCTGTTAACAAAGCTTGTGCAGTGGTTCCTGATGCTCGTCAGCAGAAGAGAAAGGCAGTGCTCACAGATGTAACCAACATCAGCAAAAAGCCACATGATATGTGTATTCAAGCACCAAAATTTCAA GGAAGGGGAGTTTAcaagaagaaaaacacaaagcTAGCTTCAAATGTCTCCATTGAAGCTTCATCATCACAAGAGCATGTTAAAGCAAAGTTAGCAGAAGAATCATCCACAATAAAGATGGTAGAGTCAGCCGGCTCATTTGCAGAAGCAACTTTAGATGACAAAGAGCCAGCAGCCAATTGTTTGTCCAACAACATTAAAGAACATGTTATAGCAGGCTCCACGCTTACAATGCAAGAATCTATGCAATCTGATGAACTCCTTAGCTCTCCAAACACAG ATATGGATATAAATTGTGAGAATCCGGGAGCCTCAGATATCCCAGCCATTGTGGATATTGATTCAGAGTTAATAGACCCTCTAGTTTGGAGCTCCTATGCCCCTGACATATACAACATTACTCGAGTCAGAGAG CTTGAAAGGAGGCCATTAACCAACTACATGGATGAGTTACAGAAAGATATTTGTCCAAGCATGCGTGGAATTCTGATTGATTGGCTTGTTGAG GTTTCTGAGGAATATAAGCTGGTTCCAGACACTCTTTACCTGACAGTGAACCTCATCGATCGGTTTCTCTCAACAAGATTGATTCAGAAACAAAGGCTCCAGCTTCTTGGTGTTACTTGCATGCTGATTGCATC AAAGTATGAAGAGATTTGTGCTCCTCGAGTAGAGGAGTTTTGCTTCATCACAGACAATACATACACAAGGGAAGAG GTATTGAAGATGGAGAGTGAAGTTCTAACACTTTTGCAATTTCAGTTATCTTTCCCCACAACTAAAACATTTCTCAG GAGATTCATCCAAGCTGCACAAACTTCTTACAAG GCCCCTCGTGTTGAACTGGAATTCCTAGCAAATTATTTAGCAGAGCTTGGTCTTGTTGAGTACAGCTTCTTGGAATTTCTACCTTCCATGGTGGCTGCTTCTGCTGTATTCCTTGCAAAATGGACCCTCGACCATTTAGAACATCCATGG AATCCAACTCTGGAGCATTATACAAACTACAAATCTTCAGAGCTCAAAACTGTTGTTCTTGCACTCCAAGATCTCCAACTTAATACCAAAGGCTGTCCACTGAATGCTATACGTGAGAAATATAAATACCAGAAG TTCAATTGTGTGGCAAATCTGTCTCCAAAACCGGTGCAGTCACTCTTCCAGGTTCAAGTGTAA
- the LOC130727428 gene encoding serine/threonine protein phosphatase 2A 57 kDa regulatory subunit B' kappa isoform-like: MLKQFLSKLPRKGAKPDSDESCRGDPSRSSTSRDDSHHAAGRNNRSHGGGGGGSSAKRTSSSAVFPASTVSVIEPLVPFKEVHSSERMNLFVSKLSLCCVTFDFTDLGKNTVEKDVKRRTLVELVDFVSSVGSGKFVEPAILAMCRMCAINLFRVFPPHYRANRGGEHDDDEPVFDPAWPHLQLVYELLLKFITSSCLDAKVAKKYFDHLFISRLLELFDSEDPRERDCLKTILHRLYGKFMVHRPYIRKSMNYVFYRFVFETEKHNGIAELLEIFGSVISGFALPLKEEHKIFLWRVLIPLHKPKSLGVYFQQLSYCVMQFIEKEPKLASIVIRGLLRFWPITYSQKEVMFLGELEEILEAINMVEFQRIMVPLFWRIGCCISSLHFQVAERALFLWNNDHIVNLIAHNRQVILPIILPALERNSQNHWNPAVFNLTHNVRKMFMEMDEKLFLSCHSQFKEEEEMLNSEAEKRKEAWKQLEHAASLKPVVGNTAVLVSPI; encoded by the exons ATGCTGAAGCAATTTCTCAGTAAGCTTCCTCGCAAGGGAGCGAAACCTGACTCGGACGAGTCGTGCCGTGGTGACCCGTCACGCTCTAGCACCTCCCGGGACGATTCGCATCACGCGGCAGGTAGGAACAACCGGTCACATGGCGGCGGCGGAGGCGGGTCCTCTGCGAAACGAACCTCGTCTTCTGCGGTTTTCCCGGCGAGTACCGTGTCGGTGATTGAACCGTTGGTGCCGTTCAAGGAGGTTCACAGCTCGGAGAGGATGAACCTGTTTGTGAGCAAGTTGAGTCTCTGTTGCGTCACGTTTGATTTCACCGACCTTGGTAAGAACACGGTGGAGAAAGATGTGAAGAGGCGAACATTGGTTGAACTTGTTGATTTTGTGTCTTCTGTTGGGTCTGGGAAATTTGTTGAACCTGCTATCCTTGCTATGTGTAGAATGTGTGCTATTAATCTCTTTCGTGTTTTCCCGCCGCATTACCGGGCGAACCGGGGTGGTgagcatgatgatgatgaaccggTGTTCGATCCTGCTTGGCCTCATTTGCAGCTTGTGTATGAATTGCTGCTTAAATTTATTACATCTTCATGCCTTGATGCCAAGGTGGCCAAGAAGTATTTCGACCATTTGTTTATTTCTAGGTTGCTCGAGTTGTTTGATTCGGAGGATCCTAGGGAAAGGGATTGTTTGAAAACAATTCTGCATAGGCTTTATGGGAAGTTCATGGTGCACAGACCCTACATTCGAAAATCTATGAACTATGTGTTTTATAGGTTTGTGTTTGAGACTGAGAAACACAATGGGATTGCTGAGTTGTTGGAGATTTTCGGGAGCGTAATCAGCGGGTTCGCTTTGCCCTTGAAAGAGGAACACAAGATCTTCTTGTGGAGAGTTTTGATCCCCTTGCACAAGCCAAAGTCTTTGGGGGTGTACTTCCAACAATTGTCATACTGTGTTATGCAGTTTATAGAGAAGGAGCCCAAGTTAGCGAGCATTGTGATTAGgggtttgttgagattttgGCCAATAACATATAGTCAGAAAGAGGTGATGTTCCTGGGTGAGCTGGAAGAAATATTGGAAGCAATTAACATGGTAGAGTTTCAGAGGATCATGGTCCCATTGTTTTGGCGGATTGGATGCTGCATTAGCAGTTTGCACTTTCAG GTAGCTGAAAGAGCCCTTTTCTTATGGAACAACGACCATATTGTCAACTTGATTGCGCACAACCGTCAGGTGATCCTGCCCATCATACTTCCAGCTTTAGAAAGGAATTCTCAAAACCACTGGAACCCGGCAGTGTTCAACTTAACACACAATGTCAGAAAGATGTTCATGGAGATGGATGAGAAGCTGTTCCTGTCTTGTCATTCTCAGtttaaggaggaagaagaaatgcTAAACTCGGAAGCCGAGAAGCGGAAGGAAGCCTGGAAACAACTAGAGCATGCAGCCAGTCTCAAGCCTGTAGTTGGAAATACTGCTGTTTTAGTGTCTCCAATTTGA